The proteins below are encoded in one region of Sphingobacterium sp. R2:
- a CDS encoding outer membrane beta-barrel protein, translated as MMKRFLLVGLFAGVIHFMAFSQTHELRVGVTSGVSNFTGAGSAAKSTLIGSTQQDFYTSNPYGKKYGINIGGALDYRYIFANNLILGLEGAYERLQTKIDLEGSEFMNGSRGQTQLNQQFINFNPFVGYRVFFEPMTMDIQLGMDIAKVLSIKEKGSIEDKQGNKTKFDRDRGKVIDMDLRPRLQFNVNYDRYTVFAGYSWGLKDYTGQMLGSDPGAARLNVFRLGLQYQLLRPIFKND; from the coding sequence ATGATGAAGAGATTTTTACTTGTCGGGCTTTTTGCTGGTGTAATTCATTTTATGGCCTTCTCGCAAACGCACGAACTTCGAGTGGGTGTGACTTCTGGGGTATCCAACTTTACGGGTGCAGGGAGTGCGGCCAAGAGCACGTTGATTGGATCCACGCAGCAGGACTTTTATACCAGTAATCCCTATGGAAAAAAATATGGAATAAACATAGGTGGAGCATTAGACTACCGTTATATTTTTGCCAACAATCTGATATTAGGTCTAGAAGGCGCCTACGAAAGATTGCAGACAAAGATTGATTTGGAGGGAAGTGAATTTATGAATGGAAGCCGTGGTCAAACCCAACTTAATCAACAGTTTATCAATTTTAATCCGTTTGTCGGCTATCGCGTCTTTTTTGAACCCATGACGATGGATATTCAGCTGGGGATGGATATCGCCAAAGTATTGAGCATCAAGGAAAAAGGTAGTATTGAGGATAAACAGGGAAATAAAACAAAATTTGATCGTGACAGAGGTAAAGTAATTGATATGGATCTGCGGCCACGTTTACAATTTAACGTAAATTATGACCGCTATACCGTGTTTGCCGGCTATTCATGGGGATTGAAGGATTATACTGGACAGATGCTGGGTAGCGACCCTGGTGCGGCACGACTAAATGTATTCCGATTGGGCCTACAATATCAGTTACTAAGACCGATATTTAAAAATGACTAA
- a CDS encoding STM3941 family protein, giving the protein MKETHLYRNKRKTTQMLLISAVFCLLLFIILLYSTGLFDGVFKAKPTIFSAGVLLVLLILLIVNLLSLRDNSAQIVLSEKYFFGKTTPLAKAFGQGNWQDVKSIDLEKVGGDTMIIVTLKNSGKYKDRLPSLLWKMAYQESAQELNIMYSASTIDLEPSELHQLFLSYWNKQK; this is encoded by the coding sequence ATGAAGGAAACTCATCTTTACAGAAATAAGCGAAAAACAACGCAAATGCTGCTAATTTCAGCAGTATTTTGTTTGCTACTCTTCATCATATTACTTTATAGTACTGGTTTGTTTGATGGAGTTTTTAAAGCTAAGCCCACGATCTTTTCTGCAGGAGTATTGTTGGTACTTCTCATCTTGTTGATTGTAAACTTGCTGAGTCTTCGGGATAATTCAGCCCAGATTGTTCTTAGTGAAAAATATTTTTTCGGAAAAACTACGCCATTGGCAAAAGCTTTTGGTCAAGGGAATTGGCAAGATGTAAAGTCTATTGATTTAGAGAAAGTGGGTGGGGATACCATGATCATTGTTACCCTAAAAAATTCAGGGAAGTATAAAGATAGACTACCATCACTACTATGGAAGATGGCCTACCAGGAATCTGCTCAGGAATTAAATATCATGTATTCGGCGTCTACCATTGATCTGGAGCCTTCAGAATTGCATCAACTGTTTTTATCTTATTGGAACAAGCAAAAGTAA
- a CDS encoding ABC transporter ATP-binding protein: MNLSIETLSKTYSNGVKALDHVDLEIRPGMFGLLGPNGAGKSSLMRTIATLQKPDSGRITFGDIDVLKNQLDLRKVLGYLPQEFGVYPNLSASDLLQYFAKLKGIKSKADRNAIINRVLEVTNLWEVRNKSVSGYSGGMKQRFGIAQLLLNDPKLIIVDEPTAGLDPAERHRFLNVLREIGTDHTVIFSTHIVDDVRELCHELAILNGGKILLRGTPKESIDQLEGKIWVRIISRDQLDEYTQKFNVISTNYNQDNTLNIRVHSDERPDESFVNAQGQLEDVYFVALKNDQRHV, from the coding sequence ATGAATTTATCCATAGAAACTCTTAGTAAGACCTATTCGAATGGGGTCAAAGCGTTAGACCATGTAGACTTGGAAATCAGACCTGGAATGTTTGGTTTGCTGGGCCCAAATGGTGCGGGTAAGTCTTCTTTAATGCGGACGATCGCTACACTTCAGAAACCCGACAGTGGCCGTATTACTTTTGGCGATATTGATGTGTTGAAAAATCAGCTGGATTTGAGGAAAGTTTTGGGTTACCTGCCCCAGGAATTCGGTGTTTATCCCAACCTCTCGGCTTCTGATCTGCTGCAATACTTTGCTAAACTCAAAGGAATCAAATCCAAGGCGGACCGCAATGCTATTATCAATCGCGTCCTTGAAGTGACTAATCTTTGGGAAGTCCGCAATAAAAGTGTAAGCGGTTATTCGGGGGGTATGAAACAACGTTTTGGTATTGCACAGTTGTTGCTGAATGATCCAAAATTGATTATCGTAGATGAGCCAACCGCGGGACTTGACCCAGCGGAAAGACATCGTTTTTTAAATGTCCTACGGGAAATAGGTACAGATCATACGGTTATATTTTCTACCCATATTGTCGATGATGTACGCGAATTATGTCATGAGTTAGCTATTCTAAATGGTGGTAAGATCCTTTTGAGAGGTACTCCGAAAGAATCGATCGACCAATTGGAGGGAAAGATCTGGGTACGTATCATCAGTAGAGATCAATTGGACGAGTATACTCAAAAGTTTAATGTCATTTCGACCAATTACAATCAGGACAATACGCTCAACATTAGGGTGCACAGTGATGAGCGTCCGGACGAGTCATTTGTGAATGCCCAAGGTCAATTGGAGGATGTCTATTTTGTTGCGCTAAAAAATGATCAACGCCATGTTTAA
- a CDS encoding DUF6688 family protein, with amino-acid sequence MILILLFIIITLFGILYLLRARVKKQQRDVSFIEYTVVTAYLLALLLAGIGFVFHSSQYNQPVDPVDGDCYIPFGGKHILSLFIYFVAFNISAVTIWIKGRKIPPIPLVMMLVMLLIGSVMSVFVLIQVSHHDTSTLDMYVGNEGTLYFIFTPICSLIIGVGLIRRVIIEEKGYAMNRTYTNPTLNKINTLLSSKLNYHLWAIILLVPVFLILTIILILLGQDHDSMAKVFTETTTWAFSQKMHPHVLDHKGHYLCTVAAKGNPALVKPLRLGKRHGNTIVVNRQLQIANAFEEILSDLSPSMHRFVRYCYDKYGFNISIKINSTGASNMTYILMKPLEYLFLFFLYMLYIEPEKKIAKQYH; translated from the coding sequence ATGATTTTAATTCTTCTTTTCATTATAATCACGCTTTTCGGAATTTTATATCTGCTGCGCGCGCGCGTAAAAAAACAACAGCGGGATGTATCCTTTATTGAATATACCGTTGTCACTGCTTACCTTTTAGCGCTGCTGCTTGCGGGGATTGGTTTTGTATTCCATTCGAGCCAATATAACCAACCCGTGGACCCCGTGGATGGAGACTGCTATATTCCCTTCGGCGGCAAACACATCTTATCGCTGTTTATCTATTTCGTTGCATTCAATATTTCAGCAGTTACCATCTGGATAAAAGGGCGAAAAATTCCACCCATACCTCTCGTTATGATGCTGGTGATGTTATTGATAGGCAGCGTAATGAGTGTATTTGTACTTATTCAGGTCAGTCACCACGATACATCCACACTGGATATGTATGTTGGCAATGAAGGAACTTTATACTTTATTTTTACACCAATTTGCAGCTTAATTATCGGTGTCGGATTAATCCGTAGAGTCATCATAGAAGAAAAGGGTTACGCCATGAACAGAACTTATACCAATCCCACCCTCAACAAGATCAATACCTTACTTTCTTCCAAGCTGAATTATCACTTATGGGCTATTATATTACTTGTTCCGGTCTTTTTGATACTGACCATCATCCTCATCTTATTGGGGCAGGATCACGATTCAATGGCGAAAGTATTCACGGAGACAACTACTTGGGCATTTTCACAAAAAATGCATCCTCACGTTTTGGATCATAAAGGACATTATTTATGCACAGTCGCCGCGAAAGGTAATCCTGCCCTTGTAAAACCGTTGAGATTAGGCAAAAGGCACGGCAATACCATTGTCGTCAATAGACAGCTTCAGATTGCCAATGCGTTTGAAGAAATTTTGAGTGATCTATCACCTTCGATGCACCGGTTTGTGCGGTATTGCTATGATAAATATGGTTTCAACATTTCCATCAAAATCAATTCAACCGGTGCATCAAATATGACTTATATTTTAATGAAACCCTTAGAATATCTATTTCTATTTTTCTTATATATGCTTTATATCGAACCCGAGAAGAAAATTGCCAAACAATACCACTAA
- a CDS encoding pirin family protein: protein MNKQNFIKKGLLGSGIFASTVSSADILKNDIDEIEPLETPDAEAVNYHSDKLENHSVLHKAATRGHANHGWLDSNHTFSFANYHNPERMHFGVLRVLNDDMVAAGRGFGKHPHDNMEIISIPLEGDLQHEDSMGNKAIIRKGDIQVMSAGTGIIHSEYNKNTDQVVKFLQIWVYPNQRNVSPRYDQITLDITQRQNKFQQILSPNPEDEGVWIHQDAWFSMGHFDQDVQVKYNVKQVGNGVYIFVIKGSVIVEGQSLETRDGFGIWDVSEINMKATSADTEILLMDISMVLD from the coding sequence ATGAACAAACAGAACTTTATAAAAAAGGGACTTTTGGGTTCCGGAATATTTGCATCAACAGTGTCTTCAGCTGATATCTTGAAGAATGATATTGACGAGATAGAACCGCTTGAAACGCCGGATGCCGAAGCTGTAAATTATCATTCAGACAAATTGGAAAACCATAGTGTCCTCCACAAAGCGGCGACACGCGGTCATGCAAATCATGGTTGGTTAGATAGCAATCATACGTTTAGCTTCGCCAATTATCACAACCCCGAACGTATGCACTTTGGTGTGTTACGTGTACTAAATGATGATATGGTGGCTGCGGGAAGAGGTTTCGGTAAACATCCCCACGATAATATGGAAATCATCAGTATCCCTTTGGAAGGTGATTTGCAACATGAAGACAGCATGGGTAACAAAGCCATTATCCGGAAGGGAGATATTCAGGTCATGAGCGCCGGAACGGGCATCATACACAGTGAATATAATAAAAATACCGATCAGGTAGTCAAGTTTCTTCAAATTTGGGTGTACCCTAATCAACGGAATGTGAGCCCCCGATACGATCAAATTACATTGGATATAACACAAAGACAGAATAAATTCCAGCAAATTCTTTCTCCAAATCCAGAAGACGAGGGTGTATGGATCCATCAGGATGCCTGGTTTTCCATGGGGCATTTTGACCAGGACGTTCAAGTAAAATACAACGTCAAACAGGTGGGTAATGGTGTCTATATTTTTGTGATAAAAGGCAGTGTTATCGTCGAAGGGCAGTCATTAGAAACCAGAGATGGCTTTGGAATCTGGGATGTATCAGAAATCAACATGAAAGCAACCTCGGCCGATACCGAAATCCTATTGATGGATATCAGTATGGTATTGGATTAA
- a CDS encoding DUF885 domain-containing protein codes for MKLKIYILAIAGLGLMASCGSGAHNSQTVADTATNEKFKSYEDRFILQLWKENPEWATQVGFHQYDSLLTIPDANARKRRLEFSKNQLDSLKSFDLSSLDLSQQTDYHLIKNYLESNIWSIEQERAYEWNPSSYNVGGTIAFMLAERYAPLSTRLKAIQQRLIKIPAYYEAAKKQLKNPAQVLTDLAIQQNLGGLSVFEKDLLDSLKKSELSIAEKEAIGKACQEAVAAINGYVQFLKVTPNPSPRSFRLGKALYDKKFDFDIQSGSTAEQVYQAALARKTYLHGEMYKISKELWPKYFGKSAVPSDSLAVIRKMIDTLSVNHVKAEDFQSAIEAQIPKLVAFVKQKDLLYIDESKPLVVRKEPAYMAGVAGASISAPGPYDKGGNTYYNVGSLSGWTKEAQESYLREYNHYILQILNIHEAIPGHYTQLVYANQSPSLIKSILGNGAMIEGWAVYTEHMMLENGYGDNAPEMWLMWYKWHLRAVCNAILDYSVHVKNMSEIDAMQLLVDEAFQQQAEAAGKWKRVSVSSVQLTSYYTGYKEIYELREAVKQKEGKQFNLKKFHETFLSFGNSPVKYIREMMLK; via the coding sequence ATGAAACTTAAAATATATATCCTTGCTATCGCTGGACTCGGGCTGATGGCTTCCTGTGGATCAGGAGCTCATAACAGTCAAACTGTTGCTGATACCGCTACCAATGAAAAGTTTAAATCGTATGAAGACCGTTTTATTCTGCAGCTTTGGAAAGAAAATCCAGAATGGGCTACCCAAGTTGGTTTTCATCAGTATGATTCTCTATTAACCATACCAGATGCGAATGCCAGAAAGCGACGGCTGGAATTTTCAAAGAACCAGTTGGACAGCCTGAAAAGCTTTGATTTGAGTTCTTTGGATTTATCGCAACAGACAGATTATCATTTGATTAAAAATTATCTTGAATCAAATATTTGGTCGATAGAGCAAGAGCGTGCCTATGAATGGAACCCGTCGTCTTACAACGTTGGCGGGACCATCGCTTTTATGCTCGCAGAGCGTTATGCACCGTTATCGACGCGGCTTAAAGCCATTCAACAGCGTTTAATAAAAATTCCGGCCTATTATGAGGCTGCAAAGAAACAGCTTAAAAATCCAGCTCAGGTATTGACCGATTTGGCCATTCAACAGAATTTGGGCGGATTATCCGTTTTTGAAAAAGACTTACTGGATTCATTGAAAAAATCAGAGCTATCAATTGCGGAAAAAGAAGCCATTGGGAAGGCATGCCAGGAAGCTGTTGCGGCGATAAACGGGTATGTACAGTTTTTAAAAGTAACGCCTAATCCGTCGCCACGGAGTTTTAGATTGGGGAAAGCGCTTTACGACAAAAAATTCGATTTTGATATACAGTCTGGATCCACTGCTGAACAGGTTTATCAGGCTGCGCTTGCACGGAAAACCTATTTGCATGGTGAAATGTATAAAATCAGCAAGGAACTTTGGCCAAAGTATTTTGGGAAATCAGCTGTGCCTTCAGATAGTTTGGCTGTCATCCGAAAAATGATCGATACCCTTTCGGTAAATCATGTCAAAGCAGAAGACTTTCAGTCGGCTATCGAAGCGCAGATACCTAAATTGGTCGCTTTTGTCAAACAGAAAGATTTACTATATATCGACGAGAGTAAACCGCTCGTGGTGCGCAAAGAGCCTGCTTATATGGCTGGTGTCGCGGGCGCATCGATCAGTGCGCCGGGACCATATGATAAAGGAGGTAACACCTATTATAATGTCGGTAGTCTAAGTGGCTGGACGAAAGAGGCTCAGGAGAGTTATCTGAGAGAGTATAACCATTACATCCTGCAGATACTTAATATCCACGAAGCTATTCCGGGGCATTATACCCAATTGGTTTATGCCAACCAATCGCCAAGTCTCATCAAGAGTATTTTAGGAAATGGTGCTATGATTGAAGGTTGGGCAGTGTATACCGAGCACATGATGTTGGAAAACGGTTACGGTGACAATGCGCCCGAAATGTGGTTGATGTGGTATAAATGGCATCTACGTGCTGTTTGCAATGCCATATTGGACTACAGTGTACATGTGAAAAATATGAGCGAGATAGACGCCATGCAGCTATTGGTGGATGAAGCCTTTCAACAGCAGGCCGAAGCAGCCGGTAAATGGAAAAGAGTGTCGGTAAGCAGTGTTCAGCTGACCTCTTATTATACTGGGTATAAAGAAATTTATGAACTTCGGGAGGCTGTTAAGCAAAAAGAAGGTAAACAGTTTAATTTGAAAAAGTTCCATGAGACTTTCCTGAGTTTTGGAAATTCGCCAGTGAAGTATATCCGGGAGATGATGCTAAAATAG